One region of Scomber scombrus chromosome 10, fScoSco1.1, whole genome shotgun sequence genomic DNA includes:
- the irf10 gene encoding interferon regulatory factor 10 yields MEAGVKMHLKEWLVAQVDSGQYEGLSWEDEGKTMFRIPWKHAAKKDYKQTEDAALFKAWAVYKGKYMEGRDKADPTMWKTRLRCALNKSTDFQEVPERNQLDITEPYKVYRIVHDTGTTKPAESPKMMKDQMIIQAKSSPRSQCFLNKELHYQNDSFQASKGEEKTFTDDLMREHMYCEITGKPSQNQSPRPLTFLSPSFTVSDFRMQVTLLYQGQKVMRVTTKSPDGCFILQGCVPLGNERIYGRCTAQQLSFPSPSSISLPSSMAEAMNRLLCHLERGVLLWVAPDGVFIKRFCQGRVYWSGPMAQHTDQPNKLEREKTFKLLDVPTFFNELQSCLQGKGPIPSYRIELCFGEEYPDPNIPKTKKLIMTQVVPLFAVELLQKFNLVDTEEKRSTLTINTDRERM; encoded by the exons ATGGAAGCAGGAGTTAAGATGCACCTGAAAGAGTGGTTGGTGGCTCAGGTGGACAGTGGGCAATATGAAGGACTGTCCTGGGAGGATGAAGGGAAAACCATGTTCAGGATCCCGTGGAAACACGCAGCCAAGAAGGACTACAAACAGACTGAGGATGCGGCTCTCTTTAAG GCCTGGGCTGTGTATAAAGGTAAATACATGGAGGGGAGGGATAAAGCCGACCCAACCATGTGGAAGACCCGTCTCCGCTGTGCACTCAACAAGAGCACAGACTTCCAGGaggtccctgaacgcaaccaACTGGACATCACAGAGCCCTATAAAGTGTATCGTATCGTCCATGATACTGGGACGACCAAGCCAGCAG aGTCTCCCAAGATGATGAAGGATCAAATGATCATCCAAGCTAAGAGTTCTCCAAGGAGCCAATGTTTTCTCAACAAAGAG cttcattatcaaaatgattcatttcaaGCAagtaaaggagaagaaaaaacatttactg ATGATCTGATGAGGGAGCACATGTATTGTGAGATCACAGGAAAACCATCTCAAAATCAGAGCCCTAGGCCTTTAACCTTCCTCAGCCCATCATTTACTGTATCAG ACTTTCGTATGCAGGTGACGTTGTTGTACCAAGGCCAGAAGGTGATGAGAGTCACCACCAAGAGCCCAGATGGGTGCTTTATCCTGCAGGGTTGTGTTCCATTGGGAAATGAACGGATATATGGACGCTGCACTGCCCAGCAGctctccttcccctccccaAGCTCCATATCCCTTCCATCAAGCATGGCTGAAGCGATGAACCGCCTTCTTTGTCATCTGGAGAGGGGCGTGTTATTATGGGTGGCCCCAGATGGGGTGTTCATCAAGCGGTTCTGCCAGGGTAGGGTGTACTGGAGCGGTCCCATGGCTCAACACACTGACCAGCCCAACAAACTGGAGCGAGAGAAGACCTTCAAACTGCTTGATGTCCCCACATTTTTCAATG AGCTTCAGAGCTGTTTACAGGGGAAGGGACCTATACCTTCTTATAGGATTGAGCTCTGCTTTGGCGAGGAGTATCCAGACCCAAACATACCTAAAACCAAGAAGCTGATCATGACACAG GTGGTGCCCTTGTTTGCAGTAGAGCTGCTGCAGAAGTTCAACTTGGTAGACACTGAGGAAAAGCGTTCGACTCTCACCATcaatacagacagagagaggatgtAA
- the zmp:0000000926 gene encoding ataxin-1-like, with product MNPSPDRLKECLPPKKRESRQGSAEHPVPLDEFKPPVPLRSRSSTGRGEGGRESSDRDRALTNPNPHLLHTPPPLPAPAPGLPLPLPWHLSYSPSVSLPLFTGQVGERRGSGSPAWRDDPLSSLPHHSRWLSGEGPLSLPSSSSASSFKAPLPADSREMWSYINSGRRDYSSSLFSPSYLYSHHSLYPHDPSLVEARHRYLSKRPNGLDGPGSRTASTSRPLLTGEYGNDSSRTRLDFSPHSSHTNGGRRQQEDLTSHVQSGGPFLSDSQAQEGPEPHSSLQDRHPHGILKTSSNLLSTSPHPLRPDPRAGRGGLLDPLGSSPAEAHIYYSLESVCHPSPQGYPLYSPSRTPLYNLHREPGSRQHNLRTSPHSPLVLSNSHDRSQRDRDRDQEKLPQRDRERGKDKEKQLQHDKEPERDRERERHRDRDRGRELSPSSLHTSPPSLHPSPPALLPHFTKGSLIELASGRLKHVEELRTEDFLRSADTSPEFHLSTCTVLLISPSSAQGFSHLQVHLTDRNTQELLKVLVEYPFFVQDRGWSSCCPQRTTQLYGLPCRQLMEGDVCLALTPTPTPTQTHRTHTRTNSRAHRAQLPSRATGESSSSHREEMPPPPPPPPLPHHQPPAAPAPARALAAEPPTQEQARPRKRRWSAPDTLPSTRTDESLMDLPHGSKLMKWQ from the exons ATGAATCCCAGCCCTGATCGTCTCAAAGAGTGCCTCCCTCCCAAGAAGAGGGAGTCTCGGCAAGGATCGGCAGAACACCCCGTCCCCCTGGACGAATTTAAACCCCCTGTGCCACTCCGGAGTAGGTCCAGCacagggagaggggagggaggcagggagtcCAGTGACAGGGACCGAGCTCTGACTAACCCAAACCCCCATCTCCTACATACTCCTCCACCCCTGCCTGCTCCAGCACCAGGCCTCCCTCTACCCCTACCATGGCACCTAAGCTactctccctccgtctctcttcCCCTTTTCACAGGACAGGTAGGCGAGAGGAGGGGCTCAGGGTCTCCTGCTTGGAGAGATgatcctctctcctccttgcCCCACCACTCCAGGTGGCTTAGTGGGGAAGGTCCCCTCTCTTTGCCATCTtcctcctccgcttcctcctttAAGGCTCCCCTCCCAGCCGACTCTAGAGAGATGTGGTCCTACATTAACAGCGGCCGACGGGACTAcagctcttctctcttttccccgTCGTACTTGTATAGCCACCACTCTCTCTACCCTCATGACCCAAGTTTAGTTGAAGCCAGACACAGGTACCTGAGCAAGAGGCCCAATGGACTAGATGGGCCGGGCAGCAGGACTGCCTCAACCTCCAGGCCTCTGCTCACAGGAGAATATGGAAATGACAGCAGCAGAACCAGGCTGGACTTCAGTCCACATAGCTCCCATACCAACGGTGGACGGAGACAGCAGGAGGATCTAACATCCCATGTCCAATCAGGAGGGCCTTTTTTGTCAGACTCTCAAGCTCAGGAGGGCCCTGAGCCACATTCCTCACTGCAGGACAGACATCCACATGGGATACTTAAGACCAGCTCCAATTTACTCTCCACCAGTCCCCATCCCCTTAGACCAGACCCCAGGGCAGGTAGAGGGGGACTATTAGACCCTCTAGGGTCCTCACCAGCTGAAGCCCACATCTACTACTCCTTGGAATCAGTGTGCCACCCAAGCCCCCAGGGCTACCCACTCTACAGCCCCTCAAGAACACCTCTGTACAACCTACACAGGGAGCCAGGCTCCAGGCAGCACAATCTAAGAACCTCACCACACTCACCCCTGGTTCTGTCTAACAGCCATGACAGGTCACAAAGAGACCGAGACAGAGACCAAGAAAAACTCCCACAAAGGGACAGGGAGCGAGGtaaagacaaagagaagcaaCTACAACATGACAAAGAGcctgaaagagacagagagcgtGAGAGACAccgagacagagacagagggagagaattATCTCCTTCCAGTCTTCACACCTCACCACCGTCCCTTCACCCATCTCCCCCTGCGCTCCTACCTCACTTCACCAAGGGTTCTCTGATTGAGTTGGCCAGCGGGCGGTTGAAGCACGTAGAGGAGCTGCGGACTGAGGACTTCCTGAGGAGTGCAGATACCTCCCCAGAGTTCCACCTCAGTACCTGCACTGTGCTCCTTATTTCCCCCAGCAGTGCACAGGGCTTCAGTCACCTGCAGGTCCACCTTACAGACCGCAACACTCAG GAGTTACTGAAGGTCTTGGTGGAGTATCCATTCTTTGTGCAGGACCGAGGATGGTCTTCTTGCTGTCCCCAGAGAACCACACAGCTGTATGGCCTGCCCTGCCGCCAGCTCATGGAAGGGGACGTCTGCCTGGCTCTCACCCCAACCCCTACACCCACCCAGACCCACCGGACACACACGCGCACCAACTCCAGGGCCCATCGTGCGCAACTCCCCTCCCGGGCCACAGGAGAGTCCAGCAGCTCGCACAGAGAGGAGATgccacctccccctcctcctccgcctcttCCTCACCACCAACCTCCTGCTGCGCCAGCCCCTGCACGTGCCCTGGCTGCAGAGCCTCCCACCCAGGAGCAGGCACGCCCTCGCAAACGGCGCTGGTCGGCCCCAGACACCCTTCCCTCAACTAGAACTGATGAAAGCCTCATGGATTTACCTCATGGCTCCAAGCTAATGAAGTGGCAGTAG